In Natronococcus sp. AD-5, the genomic window AGTTGGCCGATGTCCAAGAAACCGACGATGGCAACGGCCTCCCAGTGAGTATAGCCCGCGAAAGCGCTCTGACTGGGAAGACGATAACCGACATCTCAAAAGACGACTTCGTCCCACTCCTGGAGGCAGTCCTCGGATACGCCGTCGCCGTTGGACAGTTCGAGAGTTTCGGCGCTGCTATCGACGCCCTCCACGACGTGGACGGCGTTGACCGATTAGTCGACGTTAATGACGACCAGCTCGACTTCTATGCACGAGACTACCACGAGTGGGCCGCAGAGCACGACCAGCTCACACCGACGGCTGCCAAGGTCGAAACGGGCGGGCTCGTGTTTCCTGATGAAATCGATGTGGATCGCGTAGTCCAACGCCTAACGGACGCAATCGAGAGCGGTAAACACGTCGTGCTGACCGGACCACCGGGGACAGGGAAGACGGAACTCGCCAAGCGGCTTACCAGGTATTATACAGATTCCTGGGAGCTGACGACCGCCACGGAGGATTGGTCGACGTTCGACACGATCGGGGGGTATCGCCCGCAACCGGACGACACCCTTGAGTTTGTCCCGGGGGTGGTGCTCGATCGGTTCCTGATGCAGGGAGAGGATGGGGCAGAACCGGACAACGAATGGCTGATCATCGACGAACTGAACCGTGCCGACATCGACAAGGCGTTCGGTTCGATGTTCTCCGCACTGACGGGGACCACCGTCCGCCTCCCGTTCGAGTCAGCCGAAGGGGACGACGTTCGACTCGTCGGCGACTACGAAACTCGGTCTCCTGCTCCGGTCGACGAGACCACCTACTATATTCCTGAGTCGTGGCGATTACTCGCGACAATGAACACCGTAGATAAGACATCCCTGTACAAGATGAGTTACGCGTTCATGCGTCGGTTCGCCTTCGTTCCGATTCCGGCCCCCGACCCCGACCACATAGACGAGACGCTTCTCGCGAGGTACGCACAGGCGTGGGAGATTAGCGGCCTAAGGGAGTTCGAAATCGACACGGGGGAACGCGACGAGGACGATACCGATGGGGCGGAACTTACTGCTACTTATGTCCGCACAGTCGTGTCGTCACTGTGGAAAACACTCCAGCGTCGACGGATCATCGGCCCAGCCATCTTTGAGGACCTCCTCCGGCACCTGGCTACGACCGAGGATCAGAACCTGGACGGCCCGCTGACCGACGCTGTACTCCTATATGTTGTCCCTCAGTTGGAACGGTTGACTGAGAAGGAGATGGAGGATTTGATTGAAGAGTGGATGAGAGCCGAAGACGAACCGTCACCGGCGGAGCACCTCAACGAAGCCCTGTTACGCCGAGAGGCAGGCGACTTCCTCAACATGGACCTGTAGTCATGGGTGATCTCGAACCAACGGAGATCGTCGACGAGATTGCCGACAGATTCAGTAGCTACGTTGGTCGCGGTGTAGCACTCAACATGTTCAATGCGGAGCCGGAAACGAACATCCAGAATCTCTTTGAGCTCCTCGAACTGTACTTCGTATTGACCGGTCGGGTCCTCGATGACGTAAAGACGCGATCGGCAGTTGACGAGCCGATCGAGAACGTTCCCAACTCGTGGAACGTGGGCATCCTCGACTTCGTATCACTCCTCCCGCACCGCGTCGCGGGACTCGAGACGACGACTCGAAAGAAGACTGTTCAGTACGAGGGCGAGGTCAGGGGACAAATCGACTGGCAGGAGACAATCAAGCAGCGATCGCGATCACCCGGGAGTGGCGGACAGCTGTTCGTCTGCCGAGAGCGCCGCGAGGTCGTCCTGACCGACGAGAACGAAGTGTTGCTGACGTTGCTGGCTAACGTTGAGCGGATCGTTACTCATTTCATCGAGGAACAAGGCGAAGACCTCCCGGACTTCGAGTGGTTCTCGCCATGGTTCGATGATACGAAATCACGGCGTATCCTCACTCAGGTACTCGATCGGAATCCGTACCTCTCGGATCTCGAAGTATCGCCAGAGGCTGTCTCGGCCAGAAAGCTCCGGGCCGGCAGTCGGTCACGAAACCCGCTGTACCGGGAGGCAGCAGAACTCCTAGAGACACTTCAACGGTTACAATCGGGCGAACTCACCGAGACAGAAGCCGAACAGATCCTATCGACGACATTCTTTGTACCAGACGACGAGGATGACGACACACTATACGAGCTGTACTGGGCTATCGAGCTACTGGACGCCTTCGAAGACCAGAATCCGACCTACCGCCAGCTCACGCAATCGACGGATCTGGTCGCGGAGTGGAAGACAGAGGATGCTAGGTACCAACTGTTCCACGACTGGTCTGGTACTTACCGAGGCCGACAGTTACTCTCGTTCGACCGTAAGGTGGATGACGTCGAAACGCACGTACGGTTCGATGAGCCGCCGAAGTACCTCGCACGGACCAAGGAAGCACTCCAAACGTGGGGAAGGCTCGCTCCGGAGGTTACCGACTCCGAATCGCTCCAATTCAAGACCGGTCGGCCGGACTTGGCCTTGTTACGGTATGATCGATCATCGTCAACGCTGATGGACGTCTTCCTCGGGGAGGTGAAGTTCAGCAGTGACATCCAGCTGGTTAAGCGGGGGCTCCGAGAACTCCTGGAGTATGCGACCTACGCTAAAGTCGGCCAAGATCTCGATCACGAGATCCACGACGTAGACACCGAGTACCTCCTCCCAGGCGCGGACCCATTTGAGTCCCTACACGTCTCGCTCGGGCTGTTTACTGAGGATCCGAGTCTTAAGGCGACTAATCCCGAAGATGGATTGGCAGTCTATCAGTTTCAAGATAATATCTTGTCGCCCTTCTCTCAGAAATAGTACCCGAAACGCTACTACGGCTATAGTAGAGTCCTTACTGTTTAATGTGAACTCGCCTTCGTGGACGAACCACCCGAAGACGAGCTTACGTTCCGGGTTCAACGAGCCGTCGAAAGCGACGTGAAACGCCGGGAGATAGAGAAGTCACAGGCTGCAATGACCGCTCGTGAACAACGTGGTGACGACCATGGACGGCCGCCATTCGGTCTCTGCTACGACGACGAAGGAAGGCAGTGGGTTGCTGACCGCGAGAGCGGGGAGTTCGCGACCGCCCTTGAAGTGATTCGACTTCGAAAAGCCAATTGCTCGTGGCGGGAGATCGCTGATGAAACGGGCGTGAACCGATCGACCGCCCGTGGAATCTACGATCGGCGAGACCGTTACCTTGAGGAAGCCGAATCCGGAGTAGTAACATAATCGGGGTTTCCCAGATGGTACCTATGGGTAGCAAAGATTCACTGATAAATTACGCATGATGAGGGATCAAATATGTTGGTAAATAGATGTGCGTATTGAGCAGTGATTATTCTGTCAGACGTAATTGATGACTGTAGAGTTATGCTGAATACAGGGTGCGAATGTCGCACGACATCTGGCACGATTTTCGAAGAGGGTGATCGCCCAGTACAGGTGAAGTAGTTACCGGAGCGTCCATCGAATTGTACAAAATATGCCAAAAGTCGCCTGCTGAATATAGAGGATGGATGCAGCACGGTGGTCTCATTTGTACAGAAGTGATTGGAGTGCCCCTCGGTTGTTCACTTCTTGGTTGCGATGGTGTGGAGGTACTGGTTCTCGACGACGGCGGTCCCGTCCGTCGCACGATTGTATCGGTCCATGACGTCATAGAGATCCTCCAGGAGTCGCTGCTGTTCTTCCGGAGCGATTTTCTCGAGGGCCTGGATCGTCGGCCCGAAGTACGTGCTGAACACCTCCACGGCATGGTCGATCGACCGGTAGTACTGGAGTGCCGTCCGTCGGTCGCTCTCGATCGACCGAACACCCGCTCCGAGTAACTCTTCGAGACCCCCCTCCGTCCCCCAGCGAAGCGGTGATTCGACGCCAGGCGGAGGCGGGTTGTACTCGGCATGCGCTGCGAACCAGTCGCCACTCCATCCCTCGGGAATTGGACCCGCGAGGCCAATTTTGCCCCCAGGTTTGCACACCCGAAGCAATTCGCGGGCAGCCCGCTCCTGGTCGGCTGCGAACTGGACCCCATAGACGCTGAGCACCACGTCGAAGCTGTCGTCGGAAAACGGCATGTCCTGGGCATTGCCGACGCGAAAGTCGGCGTCTAGTCCCTCTGCTCGTGCCCGCATCTCGGCGCGCTCGATTAACTCGGGCACGTAATCGATTCCGGTCACCTCACAGTATCGTCGGGCTGCGACGAGTGCTGCGGTCCCGCTGCCACAGGCAACGTCCAGCACGTGCTCGCCTGCGTGAGGATCGACGTCCTGTACGAGCGCTTCGGC contains:
- a CDS encoding MrcB family domain-containing protein, whose amino-acid sequence is MTEVDTTVDTIRGLLSELLRTYPTPDNIYYSMTGADPDEFEISGQDDPRRELIYDIGEEIFRDHIDFDQYSYLPCWKMHDAPNIPYIGFADPSETTSTQAGRDVVYLFDPIDRDLYLTLNMGSKALEKRFKAQSDGDYTTCIRRLARWYRQRLPDKHEFEEGEAKLSSELSKSKPYNAGTICYKKYSLRDFPDNATLLADLETAFELYRAALDDGEMFDAVDGAPRRVWHISPEGGEYWSVWRDESVASMGWKFDHNEYGPVTKSTKLSDLDVGRDWGNRQPFQFEYEISRGDVVVAGTRRKGRGAKLDDFYGIGVVTEEHISPDELAAHDGFDHKNLIGVDWLELADVQETDDGNGLPVSIARESALTGKTITDISKDDFVPLLEAVLGYAVAVGQFESFGAAIDALHDVDGVDRLVDVNDDQLDFYARDYHEWAAEHDQLTPTAAKVETGGLVFPDEIDVDRVVQRLTDAIESGKHVVLTGPPGTGKTELAKRLTRYYTDSWELTTATEDWSTFDTIGGYRPQPDDTLEFVPGVVLDRFLMQGEDGAEPDNEWLIIDELNRADIDKAFGSMFSALTGTTVRLPFESAEGDDVRLVGDYETRSPAPVDETTYYIPESWRLLATMNTVDKTSLYKMSYAFMRRFAFVPIPAPDPDHIDETLLARYAQAWEISGLREFEIDTGERDEDDTDGAELTATYVRTVVSSLWKTLQRRRIIGPAIFEDLLRHLATTEDQNLDGPLTDAVLLYVVPQLERLTEKEMEDLIEEWMRAEDEPSPAEHLNEALLRREAGDFLNMDL
- a CDS encoding class I SAM-dependent methyltransferase encodes the protein MAEALVQDVDPHAGEHVLDVACGSGTAALVAARRYCEVTGIDYVPELIERAEMRARAEGLDADFRVGNAQDMPFSDDSFDVVLSVYGVQFAADQERAARELLRVCKPGGKIGLAGPIPEGWSGDWFAAHAEYNPPPPGVESPLRWGTEGGLEELLGAGVRSIESDRRTALQYYRSIDHAVEVFSTYFGPTIQALEKIAPEEQQRLLEDLYDVMDRYNRATDGTAVVENQYLHTIATKK